AAAAGACAACAACTATAAATCCTCTTAACCAATTAGTAGATAAAGGGAATGAAAATCAGATCCATACGGCCCCTCAAGGGTCAACTTGGTACCTACCTACTACGCTATACAAATAAAGCGTGTGAGAGCTGTGTGCGTGTTGGTGCATGTGTGTATAACTGATGTAGTACTACACaccttcaaaaagtatttacCATGTAGCACTGATCTCTACCTTATTTGATTTAATGAAGGCATTCAAGATGGATTGTGTCTCAGGCCTAAAAGGTTTCCTAAAATGTGTTTCAGTAAGTGTGTGACCAAAGACAGCCTCACCTATTCTTTGGAAGACAAAAAGCACTTGGAGACCATCAGTCCACACATAGCGGTTTGATTTTAGCCAGCGTAGATTCTGCAGAGATAGACACAACCCAATGCATCATTCAGTTTGAGGGATAGCATTCTTTCACTAAAACATATAATAAACCATAAATTGATAGTAAATGATAATACACATGTAATAAACAATTCTGAGTCCTACAGAAAACTTGAAATTCCATATCCACAAAGTAAAATATCTCTCACACATATCAGGTTAGTGGCAAATGTAATTTCCCCCTGTGGATTAATAAAGTATACTCTCATCTTATTTGTGGCTAGGAGTGAATCCACTTATGACAAAAGCTCAGTCATAGTTGGTTGTCAGGGAGTTTCCTGTACATCACAGCTCAGGCTAAATCCCCCAATTGCCTGTAAGAAAGATCAGTTCCTCTACAGTACATCTCTCAAACCTCAAATTCACTGAATGTTGATCGCCAGGCTATGAACAGATCCTATACCTTCACACACYTGCACATTTCTATAATAACTAGAAATCAGAACTATCCCCATGAAAATAGgcaagacacacactcacacacgcaggcTTCACACATATATGCGCACATGCAGTATATACATGGACGTGCATTTGTCAGAAAGTGTGTAAGCTACattatctctctcactcacacacatacaaaggaAGGTCGTCAAGGACTCTAGTCAACTGAGCCACGGACTGTTCACTCTGTTACCACCTGGCAAGCAGTATCGGAGAATCGGGTCTCAGAACAACAGGCAGCTACtaccaccaggccatcagactgctgaacagctaaacCCAGCTGTctacctgcaccttagagactatttTCATCTCAGAGATGATCTGCACTTTAGAGATTATTTGCACTGACTACCCACACATCCAACCATTGcacaaaaacatacacaaacacattcacacacccacacaaacgtcacatttttacatttgagtcacttagcagacgctgttatccagagtaacttacagttagtgatggtgggacaaccacatatggTGGGATAATCACATATCTCAGTCatgtgattatatatatatatatatctcagtcACTCTGCAGTTCTATTAAATACTATTTATTCCACTGCTAGACCAAGTCCCTTCACTGCCCAATTTATATTTGTAAATGCagagtaataatggactgtttttACAATCTAATTTCCCCCCAACATCGGACACCCCTTAACTTCAGACACTCTCTAGCGGTTGGAGGATTAAATCACCTTGAGCTCAACATTTAAATGGACTGGAAAATAACAGTACGTTTTGCGACTAAGACACCCTTCTAGCTAGCTGACTACTGATTTTCATTGCAGTTTATGTAAGTTAAGTTAGGTTTTGAGAGTTTTCAAAAAAGTAATATATGTCCCACACATTTTGTGGGacactgtatattgtaaaattcTACTGCAcgacacgacacaccacacataatTTAATATCCAACTTTTTACCAAAATTATTCATACTCATTTATATGTTATTATTAAACATAAGATTtatctataaaataaataatgagacATTATTTGGTTACAACACTGAAGAGGATGTTGATGAAGAACCATTTTTAAGAGTTTACAGGAGGGTGCACCGGGCTACGGAATGATAAGTTGACAGgcaagtcattttttttttactggaaggCTAGCCAACTATCTAGTAAACACCTTGGATATGAGGTTGGTGTCTCTTTTTGAACAAAATTAAAACGGATACATCTTGTAATTAAACAAAATAGTAAGGAGGACAATAACTGGGGACCATATGCTGATAATACGGGACATATTTTRTTTYCTAAACCgcttatcaaaaagctgatagTAGCAGTATTTCCACWGAAATGTCaaacatgctaattgctaaccTGTTAGCTAACATTTTTACGACACCAATAATCACAAAACATTGATGGCTTGATCACAAGATAACACTGTTGAAGATAATATATTTCTTAAACGCTGTTGAATATGCCGGTAATACGGGGTGTTACGCTATGCATACTACCTCTCTTGTTATTTTGACTTGACTCTTTTGGTTGTTGATATTGActaatgtactgcattgttgagggagctagcacaTAAGCATGTCGCTGCACCTTtcatacctgctgtaaactgtgcatgtgacgaataaacttagattttaatTGYcacacatacatacacacacagcgtaCCATGATCCAGGAGTGTAGGGAGATGCTGAGGGTCAGGTAGAgggcagagagcagcagcagggccCTGAAGCGCTCCAGCAGCAAGGACACTAGGCCCACCTGGAACACGTAGGTGTTGAATAGCATCAGCAGAATGATGATCAGGTTAAACAGGATGGCTATGTCCtgaatactgagagagagagagaagcttccATTTAGTTACAGTTACGTTAAACGAATGAAGACACAtaattggacacacacacacactgtgcagagGGACCAGCGTTGAGAAACACTGCTTTTTACATCGTGTcaatcccctttttctcccaccCTTAAATAATGAATTTACATCAGAGTCAACCCTCCGGCTCTCCCATCCTTCCCCGCGTCTTACATGAAGAGCACCAGCTGGACGYCGGGCGCTGCCCTCAGCAGCTCGCTGAAGGAGTTGACGaacaggtcaaaggtcaacagGCTCAGCTGGATCAGCAGCACCAGGGAGTAGTTGTTGGTCTGCAGCATCTCCGGGCCGAAGGCTGGGCGCCCGGGCTGTGTGCGGCTCCAAGGAGGATCCAAGGtggcgcacactcacacacacgcagacaggaaaacatacacacatgcagagGTGCCAGATGCCGGCTTGAGCTTCTGCACGGCAGCTTGATGTGTCCAATATATGTGTTTACGTAGAGCAGATGCAGGTGCAGTGCGTTTGGTGTTCCTAATTAAGGACTATTCCACTGACTGAGGAGCTCTGTGGCCTTCTatcagccagagacagagagctctTCAGAGAGGTCTCTGAAAATGCTATTGTTAGCTATCAGCATGTTGAAAGTGGAGAGGGTCCTCTTTCCAGCCCAAAAGAATAGTTCCAGCCCACAGTAAAATCGTTGTAGCACACAGTTCCTTATGGCATGGTGTTAGCTTTGAACACCTACAGGCAAAGGTGACAGTCGCTTTCCAATAGGGTGTTCTACCCGCATCACCTTTCTACTGGCTGTAAATCCATTCCACAGCTACATTCAACAGAGACTCTGTAGTAGAGAAAAACAGAGTGAGCAGAGAGTAAACAATAATACAGTGGTAAAAATATATCTGTAATAACTTAAGCAAAATCAAATGATCCAAGGCGGAGTTTATTTTTATAAGGAGAATGGAAATCGATCCTCCttcccagatgttttttttttggaaATGGTGTGAGAGGGAGACATATGAGAGGAATTAATAGTCTTGGTTGACCCAACTTTGTTTTTACATATTGTAGTGTTACACAAGGTCACTGGAGGGGAAAGACTGTTACATAGACAGGCAGGAGGGCAAGCAGGCAAATGCCAGGTCAGGACCTggattaaaaatgtaatttcactGAGT
This portion of the Salvelinus sp. IW2-2015 linkage group LG15, ASM291031v2, whole genome shotgun sequence genome encodes:
- the LOC111974792 gene encoding transmembrane protein 138; its protein translation is MLQTNNYSLVLLIQLSLLTFDLFVNSFSELLRAAPXVQLVLFIIQDIAILFNLIIILLMLFNTYVFQVGLVSLLLERFRALLLLSALYLTLSISLHSWIMNLRWLKSNRYVWTDGLQVLFVFQRIASVLYYYFYKRTTEYLGDPRLYEDSPWLRDAFANARARQ